A stretch of Toxoplasma gondii ME49 chromosome V, whole genome shotgun sequence DNA encodes these proteins:
- a CDS encoding MAM domain-containing protein (encoded by transcript TGME49_286782) — protein MNCDFEEDMCDLMIYRDHEDMDLYWVRHSGSTETPGTGPSFDHTYGTQRDGSYIYMDSPGYVAGASATLIGPPTIFPQGLFCARLWYHMWGDDVNSLRVYMHELKDDQDATGNWGKPRLLRVGDHGDEWLEGGFEFQSDGKTAQQLVIESLAGFSEKGDIAVDDLRIVPGRCPEEIKRDSYNADYICGEVRLLTGNWSQEKSWFVEGAVSCAGRGYSYDNLKGNWVPCCVPRYGQYTLVLHDAFGDGWSGSKLEFRFFDQVQEFGSDFMGIEDGAEKKYTLNIGLLQITRIEGSQDRIALEIQVAQPNSYVWCGAALSGSPAPTVEVLKKYGIRSQEQTKKPGDRLRMEIANKPNDRRILQPATDYNIYCYAEPAAYAADQNQVMMMDDAQVAASRVMVTTDNKPPEITVESVDEEYTEASVRIRSDEVATVWCAAEEVSKVPTDDAGQSPPRSVIKKAGNKIQIVKGTENTPQILKLKNLMPDTKYRVYCYAEDRALPKPNFTGPEQVSAKAFDLVTPSKVPELKIESYKAFVRGFKLSVKTDTPAKVWCGAAMAGSAFPKKEDVKRVGATAEVTDTTKPADLEIRGVPPNTRYSIYCMASSRSGASEMTDQQMWDGALEVTSFGKFCDMPIEPAVLSEGPATPFDPLTPPEEFMVRDFMNTQKNLRLEGIYRINLFLDKDAILNHFEKGAEFPKRYARVRAGVCNNGKGAYRQFKVGPLDTEDAKNLKIEDIGEPVETDCGGYNPQGVFGRRLLDQEQENELDAFLHRVFGYHFGVKACVYGEVDNCLNFGPLIYKQKGDQLEEVWIGLKTPPKEQGDYEHNLPFYIVAEPPVADEKVDVVNAESRDRVALLLEHVKGYSLNGVQFDSLDEMFETVDTAANPELTVEKLRDAMSEVRNKREEQRANAVRRLAPYNIGPNPKGREGLEYRVGPEHIEPQGKRYTITHNPDSTSYSINYAGWTMTVTNDRDTSLKIWNLRFKDQRYAFELGVNEALAHYSVAERHWYFMDSWYGGLGAAARRVHPGIECAKTGTVLFWDKSLCVFEEDKARPLRSHWKAGVLRDAVPHYALVLRQIITVSNYDYITDYVFHQSGFFEATMAFTGELYAGVEVPWYSARQANHGTQVTGSMRMGALHAHLASWKIDFDLDDYKSNSIAWHEIKHDTARPGALKIDTWFAETEEQAYYKFNDTRPLHYQVINEDHNVYGNVGGFTVLPLPTVAIPNPEFELYTGPAAWAKYRILTTLRKEDEFHGSLPRDNKYALRPAVSIDRYIRDNEPIRKKDVVTWVASSVWHIPVIEDMPQTLSLGNTLGFLVKPHNFFTEDPSMDLHNSLGGAVQDPGTCAIIRQETEKYLQE, from the exons ATGAATTGTGACTTCGAGGAAGACATGTGCGATTTGATGATTTACCGAGATCATGAAGATATGGATTTATACTGGGTTCGTCATTCGGGGTCGACTGAGACACCAGGAACCGGGCCGTCGTTCGACCACACCTACGGCACTCAGCGAGACGGATCTTACATCTACATGGATTCGCCAGGGTACGTGGCCGGCGCAAGCGCGACTCTCATAGGGCCACCTACAATTTTCCCGCAGGGGCTCTTCTGTGCTCGCCTTTGGTATCACATGTGGGGAGATGATGTGAACTCCCTTAGAGTCTACATGCACGAATTGAAAGACGACCAAGACGCAACCGGGAACTGGGGGAAGCCGAGGCTCCTCCGAGTAGGTGACCACGGCGATGAGTGGCTAGAAGGAGGCTTTGAATTTCAGTCAGACGGGAAGACCGCTCAACAGTTGGTTATTGAATCCCTCGCTGGGTTCAGTGAGAAAGGCGATATAGCTGTGGATGATCTACGCATTGTCCCAGGGCGCTGCCCGGAGGAAATCAAGCGCGACTCGTACAACGCAGACTACATTTGTGGCGAGGTCCGCCTTCTCACCGGAAATTGGTCACAAGAAAAGTCTTGGTTCGTTGAAGGGGCTGTCTCCTGTGCTGGACGCGGTTACAGCTACGACAACCTCAAAGGCAACTGGGTCCCCTGTTGCGTTCCGCGGTATGGGCAGTACACTCTGGTTCTTCATGATGCTTTCGGAGATGGGTGGTCAGGATCTAAGCTTGAGTTCCGCTTCTTCGACCAGGTGCAGGAATTCGGTTCAGATTTCATGGGCATCGAGGACGGCGCCGAGAAAAAGTATACTCTGAACATCGGCCTTCTCCAGATTACACGGATAGAGGGAAGTCAAGACCGCATTGCTCTAGAGATTCAAGTAGCTCAGCCCAATTCTTACGTCTGGTGTGGCGCTGCCTTGTCTGGGTCTCCTGCTCCAACTGTTGAGGTTCTGAAGAAGTACGGAATTCGGTCTCaagagcagacgaagaaacctGGAGACAGACTGCGTATGGAGATTGCGAACAAGCCAAACGACAGACGCATTCTGCAGCCAGCCACCGACTACAACATCTACTGTTACGCAGAGCCTGCTGCGTATGCGGCCGACCAGAATCAGGTGATGATGATGGACGACGCCCAAGTGGCTGCGTCCCGCGTGATGGTTACGACAGACAATAAGCCCCCAGAGATCACTGTTGAGAGCGTAGACGAAGAGTATACGGAGGCAAGCGTCAGAATCAGGAGTGACGAGGTGGCAACTGTGTGGTGTGCAGCTGAAGAAGTGAGCAAGGTGCCAACAGACGACGCTGGCCAGTCCCCGCCACGGAGTGTAATCAAGAAGGCAGGAAACAAAATCCAGATCGTCAAGGGAACAGAAAATACGCCTCAGATTCTAAAACTTAAAAACCTAATGCCCGATACTAAATACCGCGTCTACTGCTACGCAGAAGATCGTGCCCTGCCGAAACCGAACTTCACCGGTCCGGAGCAAGTGAGCGCCAAGGCGTTCGATCTCGTAACACCGAGCAAGGTGCCTGAGCTGAAGATTGAATCTTACAAAGCATTCGTCAGGGGATTCAAGCTCTCAGTGAAAACAGACACGCCTGCGAAGGTGTGGTGTGGAGCGGCTATGGCTGGGTCTGCTTTTCCAAAGAAAGAGGATGTAAAGCGTGTTGGTGCTACTGCAGAGGTCACAGATACCACGAAACCAGCGGACCTCGAAATTCGTGGCGTTCCACCGAACACACGCTACTCCATTTATTGCATGGCGTCTTCGCGGTCTGGAGCCTCGGAAATGACAGACCAACAAATGTGGGATGGAGCTCTCGAGGTGACGTCGTTCGGCAAATTCTGTGACATGCCTATTGAACCTGCAGTTCTTTCGGAGGGACCGGCGACTCCGTTCGATCCTCTGACGCCCCCGGAGGAATTCATGGTTCGCGACTTCATGAACACTCAGAAGAACCTGAGGCTCGAAGGCATCTACCGGATCAATTTGTTCCTGGACAAAGACGCGATTCTAAATCACTTCGAGAAGGGAGCGGAATTCCCCAAGAGGTACGCGCGCGTCCGCGCAGGCGTCTGCAACAACGGGAAAGGAGCTTACAGACAGTTCAAAGTCGGCCCTCTGGACACTGAAGATGCGAAGAACTTGAAGATAGAAGACATTGGAGAGCCTGTGGAAACTGACTGTGGAGGCTACAATCCACAAGGGGTGTTTGGACGTCGTCTCCTGGACCAAGAACAGGAAAATGAACTGGACGCTTTTCTTCATCGTGTTTTTGGGTACCACTTTGGTGTCAAGGCGTGCGTCTACGGGGAAGTCGACAACTGTTTGAATTTCGGCCCTCTTATCTacaagcagaaaggagatcAACTTGAAGAAGTATGGATCGGTCTGAAGACGCCGCCGAAGGAGCAGGGGGATTACGAACACAACCTCCCCTTTTACATTGTTGCGGAGCCGCCTGTTGCAGACGAAAAAGTAGACGTTGTGAACGCGGAGAGTCGTGACCGCGTCGCGCTCCTTTTGGAACACGTGAAAGGCTACTCACTGAATGGTGTGCAGTTCGATTCCCTTGACGAAATGTTCGAGACCGTCGACACAGCAGCCAATCCAGAACTCACTGTGGAAAAGCTCCGGGACGCTATGAGCGAAGTCAGGAACAAGCGAGAGGAACAAAGAGCCAATGCGGTCCGTCGACTAGCGCCGTATAACATTGGACCTAACCCTAAAGGGCGCGAGGGTTTGGAGTACCGCGTCGGTCCCGAGCACATTGAGCCGCAGGGAAAGAGGTACACTATTACCCACAATCCAGACTCCACCTCATACTCGATCAACTACGCAGGCTGGACGATGACGGTGACGAATGACCGCGACACGTCCCTGAAAATCTGGAATCTCCGCTTCAAAGACCAGAGATACGCCTTCGAACTTGGCGTCAACGAAGCCCTTGCCCACTACAGTGTAGCAGAGCGCCACTGGTATTTCATGGATTCGTGGTACGGCGGCCTGGGCGCGGCCGCCCGTCGAGTGCATCCAGGAATAGAATGTGCCAAGACAGGCACGGTCTTGTTCTGGGACAAGTCACTTTGCGTCTTCGAGGAAGACAAGGCTCGACCTCTCCGGTCACACTGGAAAGCTGGAGTCCTGCGAGACGCCGTGCCCCATTATGCTCTTGTCCTCCGACAGATCATCACAGTCAGCAACTACGACTACATCACCGACTACGTCTTCCACCAAAGTGGGTTTTTCGAGGCCACAATGGCGTTTACGGGTGAGCTGTACGCCGGGGTGGAAGTGCCATGGTACTCAGCTCGACAGGCCAACCACGGAACCCAGGTCACAGGGTCTATGCGAATGGGCGCTCTCCATGCTCACTTGGCCTCGTGGAAGATCGATTTTGACCTCGACGACTACAAATCCAACTCGATTGCCTGGCATGAGATCAAGCATGACACCGCGCGTCCCGGAGCGCTCAAAATCGACACTTGGTTcgcagaaacggaagagcAAGCGTACTACAAATTTAACGACACGCGCCCTCTTCATTACCAAGTTATCAATGAGGACCACAATGTCTACGGAAACGTCGGCGGATTCACTGTCCTGCCTCTCCCGACCGTTGCG ATCCCCAATCCTGAGTTCGAGCTATATACCGGTCCCGCTGCCTGGGCAAAGTACCGTATTTTGACGACTTTGAGGAAGGAAGATGAATTCCATGGATCTCTGCCGCGGGATAATAAATATGCCTTGCGCCCTGCTGTTAGCATCGACCGTTATATCCGT
- a CDS encoding hypothetical protein (encoded by transcript TGME49_286778) yields MLIYTESDREPTVMKDGTSCPNAGGPRAFMLDSATTVRSTPKLLEVAPLRSHRFTCRPGKPCSVVVTGYGLQESDHVTILPADGSCPPEDLGQAVQEQVISSKRQIRTSSKTTYDYSVRPQNEQTIMTVFDLKPLDEGKYIVCYATSRSTRGEDPVAKDFHYKAGEIGKDVMRSHNTSWNLATDNASQSM; encoded by the coding sequence ATGCTCATTTACACAGAGTCTGACCGGGAGCCGACGGTGATGAAAGACGGAACAAGCTGTCCCAATGCAGGCGGTCCGCGGGCGTTTATGCTCGATTCAGCTACTACGGTGCGATCTACTCCAAAACTCTTGGAAGTCGCACCTTTGAGGAGCCACCGATTCACGTGTCGTCCAGGAAAGCCCTGTAGTGTTGTTGTCACAGGATATGGCCTCCAAGAAAGCGACCATGTAACAATCCTTCCTGCTGACGGATCCTGTCCACCGGAGGATCTCGGACAGGCAGTTCAAGAGCAAGTGATCAGCTCAAAGCGTCAGATTCGCACCTCCAGCAAAACCACTTACGACTATTCAGTAAGGCCACAAAACGAACAGACCATCATGACTGTATTCGACTTGAAGCCCTTGGACGAAGGCAAGTACATTGTCTGCTATGCAACGAGCCGGTCGACTCGCGGAGAAGATCCGGTTGCCAAAGACTTCCACTACAAAGCAGGTGAAATCGGTAAGGATGTAATGCGTAGCCACAACACAAGTTGGAACCTGGCTACAGATAATGCCTCACAAAGCATGTAG
- a CDS encoding hypothetical protein (encoded by transcript TGME49_286770~Signal peptide predicted by SignalP 2.0 HMM (probability 0.750) with cleavage site probability 0.342 at residue 36~Predicted trans-membrane domain (TMHMM2.0):9-32:56-79:117-140): MDTRGAGDLLIVTRWLGLIAGLLTLLQWCFILPSKAVSLSVDNGDFLKDINHDSWRFALFSFVPEVFIDIWTPFVMGMISVLCHFDFYPIDFNSKNFALFFVWNCLQALFGNLGYCGGIGIISGSFSLLVSLLSLICFVLDRNADARLHIDKRS, encoded by the coding sequence ATGGATACGCGAGGCGCTGGAGATCTGCTTATCGTGACACGATGGTTGGGCCTGATCGCGGGGCTGCTGACGCTTCTTCAGTGGTGTTTTATTCTTCCCTCGAAAGCTGTATCTTTATCAGTGGATAACGGCGACTTCCTCAAGGATATAAACCATGACAGCTGGCGAttcgcgctcttctctttcgttccaGAAGTCTTCATCGACATCTGGACACCTTTCGTGATGGGTATGATATCAGTGTTGTGCCACTTTGATTTCTATCCCATCGACTTCAATTCCAAAAATTTCgcactcttcttcgtctggaaCTGCCTCCAAGCCCTGTTCGGCAATCTCGGATACTGCGGAGGTATTGGCATCATTTCAGGGTCTTTTTCTTtacttgtttctcttctttctttgaTTTGCTTCGTCCTTGACCGAAATGCCGATGCTCGTCTGCACATCGACAAGCGCTCATAA